GCGGATCAAACACAGGGAGCTCACGACGCAGGCGGCTTCGCGTCGGGCGGAAGGTTGCGCGGTCGGCCCTCCCTCGTCGCATCGCCTGAACGGCGGTGCGACATCGACCCTCCCGCGGCGCGGGAGGGTGAAGGTGCGGGGAGGGTGCGGGAGGGTGAAGATATTGCGAACGGGGGGAAAGAGTCCTGCGGCGGCAGCCGCTGGATGTGGTGAATGACCGGGAAGTCATGCAAGCGAATCGAACATCCGAAACGGCGGCTTCCGCGGTGACGCGAGGCGATGACGACGTCATCCGGTTGTTGAACGTCGGCTGCCGGTTCGGGTCGCAGCACGTCCTGAAAGATCTGACGCTGGGGATTTCCGCCGGCGAAACTCTGGCAATCATCGGCGAAAGTGGTTGTGGAAAAAGCGTGACGATGAAAGTCATGATGCAGCTCATTCGTCAGACGTCGGGAAGTGTGGAATGGTTTGGCCGCGACGTGACCGCCATTCCGCCGGGCGAACGGCTGCAGCAGCAGCTTCGGCTGGGTTACCTGTTTCAGGGAGCCGCGCTGTTTGACAGCCTGAACATTTTCGAAAACGTGGCGTTTGGAATTCAGGAAAACCAGCGGTTCAGCCGCGACGAAATCCGCGACGTCGTTTTCGAACGACTGCGGGAAGTCGGTCTTCAGGAGGATGTCGCCCGGAAACGGCCGTCGGAAATTTCCGGCGGGATGCAGAAGCGAGTCGGGCTGGCTCGAGCGCTGGCACTCAGCCCGGACGTGATGTTTTACGACGAACCGACGACGGGGCTGGACCCTGTCACCAGTCGCCGCATTGATGATCTGATCGAATCCGTAAGACGAAACCGCGGCGTCGCGGGCATCATCGTGACTCACGATCTGAGAACCGTGCGGCGAGTTGCTGATCGCGTCGTGATGCTTTACCCGCTGCGGCGACTGCAGCCCGATGACCGGCAATTGATCTTTGACGGCACCGTAACGGAGCTGGCCGAATGTGATGACCCGCGAGTGAGAGAGTTTGTCGCCGAAGAACTCAGCGACGTGCGAGCCGCATAGTGCTGTTCGATCGAAACCAGCGGCGTTGCGGCCAGCCGCGAAGACACGCTCCGGCGACACGCCACGTCGTCTTCACACCGGCTCGCGACACGAGATTGAAGACTGCCGGATCGTAACTAGGCCAGCCAGGGAATTCAGAATCATGGATGAACGCAGGCAGGAATTTCGAGTTGGCCTGATGGTCGTCGCCGCGATGGTGGCCATTGTCATCATGGTGTTTCAGTTCGGAGCGATCGGGCGGTCCTGGAAATCAGGAACTCGCATCGGAATCATTTTGCCGACCGCTGCCGGAATCGTCCCCGACACGGCGCTAAAGATGAGCGGCCTGCGGATTGGTCATGTGGAAAAGGTGACTCTGTTGCCCGAAGGCCGCGGCGTTCTGGTGCAGACGCTGGTGAACGCCGGGTACACGTTTCCGGACGATTCGGTCGCGCAGGTCCAGCGATCGCTGTTGGGCGACGGATCGATCGAAATCTCGCCGGGACATTCCGCGACGCCGATTCAGAACGGCAGCCGGATCGTCGGCAATTCCGTCGGCGACCCCGGCGAATCAATTTCACGACTCGAAGACCGCCTGTCGGCCACGCTGCATTCCTTTGAAACGACGGGACGGGAATGGGGCCGGCTGGCTCACAACCTGAACCGCATTCTGGAATCGTCCGGGCCTGGCGGCGTGAGCACGCTGGAACAGTCGGCCGTTGCACTGGAACAGTTTACTCGCACAATGAAAACCGCCGAAGACACACTGGCTGCTGCGGGAGGACTGCTGAACGATCCTCGCTATCAACAGCAGTTGCAGCGAACGCTGGTCGCGCTGCCGGAGCTGCTGAACGAAACTCAGTCGACGCTGCGAGCCGTCAACGGCGTCGTTCAGCAGGTCGACACAACCGTCGCGAATCTCAACACCGCGACTCGGCCACTGGCGGCTCAAAGTGAATCGCTGGTGACCCAGCTGAATCAGTCGATGGCCAACATTCAGACGATGACCCGCGAACTGGCCGTGATCACTCAGTTGATGAATCAGAATGACGGAACGCTGAAGAAACTCATCACCGATCCGGCGATGTACCGCAACCTGAATTCCACCGCATCGTCGCTGGCGGCGCTGCTGCAGAATCTGCAACCGGTTGTGGCGGACCTGCAGGTGTTCAGTGACAAAGTCGCGCGTCATCCCGAGTTGCTGGGTATCCGTGGTGCCATGCGCGGAAGTTCGGGAATCAAGGACTCACAGGTTCAGCCGGCTGCGTTCGAACAGCCGGGAGGAACTCGCCGCGAATAACGCCGACCAATCCGGGTACCACATCTTCGCAGAAGTTGTGCGGCGCCGCCGTCGGAAAGCGTTATCGAACGCGCTACCGCCATCATGCGGTGCATGTCGCAACCATCGGGAGGGCGAGGCTCCCGCCGAGCCGCTGCGACCATCGACGTCCTTTGGCTCGCGCGGCTCGGCAGGAGCCTCGCCCTCCCGGACATGCGCCCTCCCGCGCATCGGTCGCGTGTCGGCCTTCGGCGCGTCGAGCCCAGCGCATCACTACCGGTCGGGGCTGTCGGAACCGACATTCACGACGCACCGAAATCCTGTATGAAACGCGCCCGTATCTTCTTCGCCTTTCATTCGTGATGCGACACGGTAGCCGATGCAGTATTGTTCGCTGCACATAAAACTGCCGCCTCGCTGGACGCGCTTGATGTAGTCCGGTTCCTGAGGATCAAAGCTGTCCTTCGGACCGGGCGGATTTTTGATCGGGCTGTTGAAGTAGTAGTCCGGCTGATAGTAGTCGGCACACCATTCCCAGACGTTGCCGGACATATCGAACAGTCCGAAATCGTTGGCGGGAAACCGGCCCACGGGAGACGTACGTTCGAAGCCGTCGGCCAGAGTGTTTTCCAGCGGAAAATTGCCCTGCCAGATGTTGTGCAGCCAGGTGCCATCCGGGTTGCGAGTATTGCCCCACGGATAGACTCGGCCTTCGTGACCGCCGCGAGACGCATATTCCCATTGAGCCTCCGTCGGCAGTGACTTCCCGGCCCAGTCGCAGTACGCCTTCGCGTCCAGCCAACTGACGTGGACAACCGGGTGATCCATGAAGTCGTCAATGCTGTCTTTCGGCCCGAGCGGATGCTTCCAGTCGGCTCCGACGACATAGTCCCACCAACTATAGGGTCCCTTGACCGGGTCGATGTCGGCTTCGCTGTTGATCTGCAGACTGCAGATGGAACCGGGCTGGTTGTATTCCTCCAGGATGGCCGCGTTTTGCATCGGGGAACCGGGCCGGATGCTGCGAAATGTCGGCGGCTGTTCGGCGGTTGTCACGTATCCGGTCGCGTCGACGAATGCCTGAAACTGCCGGTTTGTGACTTCGTGTGAATCCATCCAGAACCCGTCAAGTGCGACGGCGTGACGAGGAGCTTCATCCGGCGGACCGAAGTCGTTTCCCATGACGAACACTCCGCCGGGAATCCAGACCATGCCGTCCAGCCGCGAAGGATCGTCAACGGAAGGCTGTTCCGTCACCAGCGACTCGGTGACGGCTTTCGGCACAGCGCGTTTCAGAGACTCGGTCTGCCTTGCCAGAGCCTCCCGATCAATGTCCGGTTCCGGATTCGGCGGAAGATAGACATTGCGAGTCGCCCAGGATTCGGGGGAGACCGACGATTCAGTACCGGAAGACGCCGCTCCGCCGTTGCCGCCGGTCACCTCGCCGGCGTTGTCATTGTCAGAAGAATCAGCGTCGTTGGCGCGCGCAATCGCGGATGCCGACGACGCATCGTCCTTCCCGGACAACAGCATGACTCCCGCCAGAGCCGCCGTGGCGGACACCAGCACAGCCATCGCAAGAAACGGATTCTTACTCATCCCAAGACCACCAAACCCTCAGCTCTCAACTCTGGTCTCTCAGCTCTCAACTCCCCGCCTGCGGAATCAGCTTCTTCATTCTCGCGACACCGGCCAGCACGTCGTTGGCACGGTCGTCGCCGCCAGTCCGTTCGACGCAGACCCAGCCGGAGAAATCGGCTTCCGCCAGCGTCGGCAGAAACTCCGTCCAGTCGACATTGCCGTCACCGACGGGAACTTCAACGCCGGCTCCATCAACGTCGCGGATGGCGTCGCGAGCTCGAATATAGCCGACATCGTTGTAAAGATCACGAAAAGCCGTAACCACGTCGCTTCCCGTCATTACTGCGGTCGCCGGATCAAACGCGATCGCAACCGGTCCGGTGTTCACGGATGCCAGCAGCTTTCGGATCAGCGCCACATCGTACGCCGCAAACTGCAGGTGCGGCACGCAGCCGACGTGATTTCCGTGCCGAGCCAGATCGCTGACGATTTCCGACAGCATCGCAAACTTCTGCGATGACGAAGCGACCGTCTTCGTGCTTCTGCCCGTCGAACCGGCAAACGAAAACGGGTTGGCCAGACTTTCGACATCGGAATTCGACGGCAGCGGTTCGCGTTCTTCCGACGTTTCCGGATCAGGGATTCTTCCGCATCGAATCAGCAGTTCGACGGTGTTCAGCTTTCGCGCCAGCGCCATCGCTCGGCGGATCAGGTCCAGCCGCTCTTCCAGGAATTCCGGGTCGCTCAACGCATGCTTCGTCGGACAGATCAGCCCGGCAATCTGCATCTGCTGCTCACCGACATAATGCGCCAGTTGCCGCAATGCGGAATCGGTGGTGTGTTTCGGGTTGACCTCGGTGCGAGCATTCAGGCGGATTCCGCGAACCTGCGCCTTTGCTGCCTGGACGATCGCTCTCCGAAGCGACGCGCCGAAATCTTCCGTTGCAACCGCCAGTCGAAGTGACATGATCCGAGAAATTCCTGAAACTTGATGACCAAGATCGAAGTGCTCAGCCTGAATTGTCAACCTCCACCAGTCGATCGTTGCCGACGACAGGCAGCTTCGGTTGTCGCCGTTCCGAACCTGTTGTTTCGTGACACGGAATTCAACCGGCTGATTGCCCGTCACCCATGATAGCGAGACTCCCATCGTGCTCACAGTTGCCGAAATCATCCGCTTTCTCGACGAATTCGCTCCCGCGGAACTTGCGGAAGACTGGGACAACGCAGGTCTTTTGGTCGGCCGTCGTACAGCGAGCGTGGATCGAGTGATGACGTGTCTGACGCTGACCTCGGACGTCGCGGCGGAAGCGGTTCAGGAGCGAGCGCAGTTAGTCGTCACACATCACCCGGTCATGTTTCGAGCCACCCGGCAAGTGACATCGGACACCGCGGACGGCGACGTGCTGCTGACGCTGATCGAAGCCGGAATCGCCGTCTTTAGCCCTCACACACGCTTCGACAGCGCCGCGGAAGGGATTAATCAGCAACTGGCCGAATCCTTCGGGTTGCGGCAGATCCAGGCGATTCGCGAATCCGCTTCCGTCGCGGGGCTCGGCGGCGGCCGGTGGGGAAAGCTGGATGCCGACACCTCGCTGGACGAATTCCTGAGCTGCGTGAAGCAAGTCTGCGGAGCGGAGTATCTGGAGTTCTCCGGCGAACGGGAATCGTCTGTCTCAACCGTTGCCGTCGCGTGCGGGTCGGCGGCCGAGTTTCTCCGGGACGCGGTTCGGCTGGGATGCGACACGTTCGTCACCGGCGAGGCTCGTTTTCATTCCGCGCTGGAAGCCCGGGCAGCCGGCGTCAATCTTGTCCTCGTCGGCCATTATTCCAGCGAACGGCCCGCCGTGGAACGTCTGGCGGAAGTCATTGGTCACAGGTTTCCCGAAATCGAATCATTTGCCAGCCGAATGGAATCAGATCCGCTGACGGTGTATTCATAGACGGGCCGTCGGGAATTCCGCATGGGATGTCGGCAGGCGGCTGAAAACCGTCGGCAGACTGCCGGCAGGCCTTTTCCACGACCTGCCCATCCTCACGAATTCCGCTCTCAAAAAGTGACGCCGATGTGGTGGCCAGCGCTTGAGCCGTCCGTATTCG
This sequence is a window from Planctomycetaceae bacterium. Protein-coding genes within it:
- a CDS encoding ATP-binding cassette domain-containing protein; translation: MQANRTSETAASAVTRGDDDVIRLLNVGCRFGSQHVLKDLTLGISAGETLAIIGESGCGKSVTMKVMMQLIRQTSGSVEWFGRDVTAIPPGERLQQQLRLGYLFQGAALFDSLNIFENVAFGIQENQRFSRDEIRDVVFERLREVGLQEDVARKRPSEISGGMQKRVGLARALALSPDVMFYDEPTTGLDPVTSRRIDDLIESVRRNRGVAGIIVTHDLRTVRRVADRVVMLYPLRRLQPDDRQLIFDGTVTELAECDDPRVREFVAEELSDVRAA
- a CDS encoding MlaD family protein encodes the protein MDERRQEFRVGLMVVAAMVAIVIMVFQFGAIGRSWKSGTRIGIILPTAAGIVPDTALKMSGLRIGHVEKVTLLPEGRGVLVQTLVNAGYTFPDDSVAQVQRSLLGDGSIEISPGHSATPIQNGSRIVGNSVGDPGESISRLEDRLSATLHSFETTGREWGRLAHNLNRILESSGPGGVSTLEQSAVALEQFTRTMKTAEDTLAAAGGLLNDPRYQQQLQRTLVALPELLNETQSTLRAVNGVVQQVDTTVANLNTATRPLAAQSESLVTQLNQSMANIQTMTRELAVITQLMNQNDGTLKKLITDPAMYRNLNSTASSLAALLQNLQPVVADLQVFSDKVARHPELLGIRGAMRGSSGIKDSQVQPAAFEQPGGTRRE
- a CDS encoding formylglycine-generating enzyme family protein is translated as MSKNPFLAMAVLVSATAALAGVMLLSGKDDASSASAIARANDADSSDNDNAGEVTGGNGGAASSGTESSVSPESWATRNVYLPPNPEPDIDREALARQTESLKRAVPKAVTESLVTEQPSVDDPSRLDGMVWIPGGVFVMGNDFGPPDEAPRHAVALDGFWMDSHEVTNRQFQAFVDATGYVTTAEQPPTFRSIRPGSPMQNAAILEEYNQPGSICSLQINSEADIDPVKGPYSWWDYVVGADWKHPLGPKDSIDDFMDHPVVHVSWLDAKAYCDWAGKSLPTEAQWEYASRGGHEGRVYPWGNTRNPDGTWLHNIWQGNFPLENTLADGFERTSPVGRFPANDFGLFDMSGNVWEWCADYYQPDYYFNSPIKNPPGPKDSFDPQEPDYIKRVQRGGSFMCSEQYCIGYRVASRMKGEEDTGAFHTGFRCVVNVGSDSPDR
- a CDS encoding sugar phosphate isomerase/epimerase, which translates into the protein MSLRLAVATEDFGASLRRAIVQAAKAQVRGIRLNARTEVNPKHTTDSALRQLAHYVGEQQMQIAGLICPTKHALSDPEFLEERLDLIRRAMALARKLNTVELLIRCGRIPDPETSEEREPLPSNSDVESLANPFSFAGSTGRSTKTVASSSQKFAMLSEIVSDLARHGNHVGCVPHLQFAAYDVALIRKLLASVNTGPVAIAFDPATAVMTGSDVVTAFRDLYNDVGYIRARDAIRDVDGAGVEVPVGDGNVDWTEFLPTLAEADFSGWVCVERTGGDDRANDVLAGVARMKKLIPQAGS
- a CDS encoding Nif3-like dinuclear metal center hexameric protein; amino-acid sequence: MLTVAEIIRFLDEFAPAELAEDWDNAGLLVGRRTASVDRVMTCLTLTSDVAAEAVQERAQLVVTHHPVMFRATRQVTSDTADGDVLLTLIEAGIAVFSPHTRFDSAAEGINQQLAESFGLRQIQAIRESASVAGLGGGRWGKLDADTSLDEFLSCVKQVCGAEYLEFSGERESSVSTVAVACGSAAEFLRDAVRLGCDTFVTGEARFHSALEARAAGVNLVLVGHYSSERPAVERLAEVIGHRFPEIESFASRMESDPLTVYS